One window of Trifolium pratense cultivar HEN17-A07 linkage group LG5, ARS_RC_1.1, whole genome shotgun sequence genomic DNA carries:
- the LOC123886721 gene encoding uncharacterized protein LOC123886721, which yields MRFNPEKCTFGVRAGKFLGFYLTERGIEANPDKCRAFTTFPTPDSKKSVQSLNGMLTSLSRFVAKSAQHALPLFRLLRKESVFEWTAECEQALQHLKKALSEPPVLSRPEADETLYVYLAVSTEAVSAALIRETLEGQKPVYFTSKALQGPEVRYQQIKKVALALLIAAKRLRQYFLAHTIVVRTDQPIKALLARPDMAGRMLKWSIELSEFDIRYESRKALKAQVLADFVAEMTPSTAPSSEADKWTIFVDGASNATGAGAGIILENGAGTIIEVSLTLSFPTTNNQAEYEAFLAGLRLAKDVGAREIKIFTDSQLVASQVLGEYQAKNDNLQEYLRLVQEMVAMFDSVNIKHVPRGDNTRADILSKLASTKKKKGGNKSVIQEILPHPSIKGRAPSTLTVMDINVYSIKDGTSWMTKYYDYLAHGHLPKDEKEAKTIQRKASSYCLMHDKLYRRGISNPLLRCIDEGDVDYILREVHEGINGQHPGGRSLARKVLRAGYYWPTMQEDAKEHVKKCDSCQRHADMILAPLKELNTLSSP from the coding sequence ATGCGGTTCAACCCAGAGAAATGCACGTTCGGAGTCCGAGCAGGGAAATTCCTCGGTTTCTACCTCACGGAACGAGGGatcgaagccaaccccgacaaGTGCAGGGCGTTCACCACATTCCCAACACCCGACTCGAAGAAGTCCGTCCAATCCCTTAACGGCATGCTCACATCCTTGTCCCGCTTCGTGGCCAAATCCGCCCAGCATGCGCTCCCCCTCTTTAGACTACTCCGCAAGGAATCCGTCTTCGAGTGGACCGCAGAGTGCGAACAAGCTCTCCAACACCTCAAGAAAGCACTTTCCGAACCTCCGGTCCTCTCGCGACCCGAAGCCGATGAAACCCTATATGTCTACCTCGCCGTGAGCACCGAAGCAGTAAGTGCCGCGCTAATACGAGAAACGCTCGAAGGACAAAAACCCGTATACTTCACAAGCAAAGCACTACAGGGCCCTGAAGTCAGATATCAGCAGATCAAGAAAGTCGCCCTCGCCCTCCTGATAGCGGCCAAGCGATTAAGACAATACTTCCTAGCACATACCATAGTAGTGCGGACCGACCAGCCAATCAAAGCCCTGCTCGCCCGGCCCGATATGGcaggacgaatgctaaaatggtcgaTCGAACTctccgaattcgacattcggTACGAGAGTAGAAAGGCACTCAAAGCACAAGTCCTCGCCGATTTCGTCGCCGAAATGACCCCGTCGACGGCTCCCAGCAGCGAAGCTGACAAATGGACTATCTTCGTCGACGGTGCCTCTAACGCGACCGGCGCAGGCGCCGGAATCATCCTCGAGAACGGCGCCGGAACGATAATTGAGGTCTCCCTCACCCTGTCCTTCCCAACGACGAATAACCAAGCGGAATACGAAGCTTTCCTCGCCGGCCTGCGTCTGGCAAAGGACGTGGGCGCcagagaaataaaaatattcacgGACTCCCAACTTGTGGCCTCCCAGGTCCTCGGAGAGTACCAGGCTAAAAACGATAACCTCCAAGAATACCTCCGCCTAGTACAAGAGATGGTCGCGATGTTCGACTCTGTCAACATCAAACACGTCCCCCGCGGCGACAACACGCGAGCAGACATCCTCTCCAAGCTAGCCAGCacgaagaaaaagaaaggaggAAATAAATCCGTCATTCAGGAAATACTCCCTCACCCGAGCATAAAAGGGCGTGCACCCTCGACTCTGACGGTCATGGACATTAACGTCTATTCCATCAAAGATGGAACCTCCTGGATGACAAAGTACTACGACTACCTAGCCCACGGACACCTCCCCAAAGACGAGAAGGAGGCGAAAACGATCCAACGAAAAGCCTCTTCCTACTGCCTCATGCACGACAAACTGTATAGGAGAGGGATCTCCAACCCCCTCCTTAGGTGCATAGACGAAGGCGACGTCGATTACATCCTGCGTGAGGTACACGAGGGCATCAACGGCCAACATCCCGGCGGAAGATCCCTCGCCAGGAAAGTACTCCGAGCAGGATACTACTGGCCGACTATGCAGGAGGACGCGAAGGAGCATGTCAAGAAATGCGACAGTTGCCAGCGACACGCAGACATGATCCTAGCTCCCCTAAAAGAGCTCAACACTTTATCCTCGCCCTGA
- the LOC123884528 gene encoding 25.3 kDa vesicle transport protein produces MVKLTMIARVTDGLPLAEGLDDGRDLTDGEFYKQQAKSLFKNLSRGHNEASRMSVESGPYVFHYIIEGRVCYLTMCDRAYPKKLAFQYLEDLRNEFERVNGSQIETAARPYAFIKFDTFIQKTKKLYQDTHTQRNIAKLNDELYEVHQIMTRNVQEVLGVGEQLDQVSQMSNRLSSESRVYADKARDLNRQALIRKWAPVAIVFGVVFVLFWLKNKIW; encoded by the exons ATGGTGAAGTTGACTATGATTGCTCGTGTTACTGATGGTCTTCCACTGGCTGAAGGACTGGATGATGGTCGTGATCTTACGGATGGTGAATTTTACAAACAGCAAGCCAAGTCGTTGTTTAAGAATCTATCAAGAGGGCATAATGAGGCATCCAGGATGTCAGTTGAAAGTGGTCCTTATGTTTTCCA TTATATCATAGAAGGACGGGTCTGTTACTTGACAATGTGTGATCGGGCATACCCCAAGAAACTAGCATTTCAATATCTTGAAGACCTCAGGAATGAGTTTGAGCGTGTTAATGGATCGCAAATTGAAACTGCTGCCAGACCTTATGCCTTCATTAAGTTTG ACACATTTATACAGAAGACAAAGAAACTTTACCAGGATACCCATACACAGCGCAATATTGCAAAGTTGAATGATGAGCTTTATGAAGTCCACCAAATTATGACCCGAAATGTGCAGGAAGTTCTTGGTGTTGGCGAACAGTTGGATC AGGTCAGCCAAATGTCCAATCGCCTATCGTCAGAATCTCGTGTATATGCTGACAAGGCTAGAGATTTAAATAGACAG GCTCTGATTCGGAAATGGGCCCCTGTTGCTATTGTTTTTGGAGTTGTCTTTGTACTTTTCTGGCTCAAGAACAAAATTTGGTGA
- the LOC123885073 gene encoding zinc finger CCCH domain-containing protein 62-like translates to MATKEDSSMDFHEIIIESEGSNSNSEWDDSEEDPDYDMLEETHRSFSNLSLKNKAKKRIVENMGMDSAINSEVLELNTPSVDGDSFEKVQKIIKAGLLEKLKVDECKIYLKKNGLRLTGNKDTLIQRIKEHQEIINGGGEKKYPPHSFVLNCKGDACTGDVVLFEQNVYEMFNIASRSGGGPPCGKRTVAGRIVKESYGAAKQQHTFTIEVLWSKGEKPLPPLHPLLIKGRNLYRLKTLRQKWEDEGQRQKLLMEKHSRGSVARADREARIQEKEMRKSMKENRISKKDSAKNQSQSHSSIVRPQIQPQETTNVLIIPPSAIVNKPAAVTEQPVRSIDSRAVTVGSDQFRNSGKPSFNSNHYYADYNYRDKPTTVERYHPSMVETNNFAERTFYPRKPLSSANHFVPRFANANHIHTVIPNRESYQQKQFCRHFARGRCHFGDNCKFLHGGRD, encoded by the exons ATGGCAACCAAAGAAGATTCATCAATGGATTTTCACGAAATCATCATCGAAAGTGAAGGATCAAACTCAAATTCCGAATGGGACGATTCAGAAGAAGATCCTGATTACGACATGCTCGAAGAAACTCATCGTAGCTTCTCCAATCTCTCACTCAAAAACAAGGCAAAAAAGCg CATAGTTGAGAATATGGGTATGGATAGTGCGATCAACTCAGAAGTGTTGGAGTTGAATACACCTTCTGTTGATGGTGATAGTTTTGAAAAAGTTCAGAAAATAATAAAGG CTGGACTGCTAGAGAAATTGAAAGTGGATGAATGCAAGATTTATTTGAAGAAGAATGGTCTGAGGCTAACTGGGAATAAGGACACACTTATCCAGCGTATAAAGGAGCATCAAga GATTATAAATGGTGGAGGGGAGAAAAAGTATCCGCCTCATAGCTTTGTGTTGAATTGTAAAG GTGATGCATGTACTGGTGATGTTGTTTTGTTTGAGCAGAATGTTTATGAAAT GTTCAACATAGCATCCAGGAGTGGCGGCGGTCCACCGTGTGGCAAAAGGACTGTTGCAGGCCGCATAGTGAAAGAAAGCTATGGTGCTGCCAAACAACAGCATACATTTACG ATTGAAGTGCTTTGGAGCAAGGGAGAAAAGCCTCTCCCTCCCCTTCACCCCCTACTGATTAAGGGTCGAAACCTTTATAGGTTGAAGACTTTGAGACAG AAATGGGAGGATGAAGGGCAAAGGCAAAAACTGTTGATGGAAAAGCACTCTCGGGGATCCGTTGCTAGGGCAGATAGGGAAGCAAGAATACAGGAAAAGGAGATGAGAAAATCAATGAAGGAAAATAG GATCTCAAAAAAGGATTCAGCAAAGAACCAATCTCAATCACATTCATCCATCGTAAGGCCACAAATTCAACCTCAAGAAACAACAAATGTACTCATTATTCCACCATCTGCAATTGTAAATAAACCAGCAGCTGTAACTGAACAGCCCGTTCGGTCTATTGACTCTCGAGCTGTCACAGTGGGATCTGACCAGTTCCGAAATTCAGGAAAACCGTCTTTTAATTCAAACCATTATTATGCCGACTATAATTACAGAGACAAACCAACTACTGTTGAGAGATACCATCCTTCCATGGTTGAGACAAACAATTTTGCTGAGAGAACTTTTTATCCAAGGAAGCCTTTGTCAAGTGCAAATCACTTTGTTCCGCGTTTTGCAAATGCAAATCACATCCATACAGTGATCCCAAACCGAGAAAGCTATCAGCAAAAACAGTTTTGTAGACATTTTGCGCGTGGAAGATGCCATTTTGGAGATAACTGCAAATTCTTACATGGTGGGAGAGACTAA